Proteins encoded by one window of Archaeoglobus veneficus SNP6:
- a CDS encoding cobaltochelatase subunit CobN, with amino-acid sequence MPAILFIVWNYQHIHMAVEEVKKECREAGKFRIDVIDVQTLNRTNVLPDVSVYDAIVVNQMGKGDWENELVSKAGDKLIVAFKSGIDNYSNVSRKDYETLARYLAYDGLENLKNFVKFCMKYFDRGINTEEPKPMPWNGIYHPEGGLFQSVEDYLEWYLNKYPFQKLVGLLFYRARYLFRNTAHVDSLIRELEKHNIGVIPVFCLTFPDPSVGMPGVEDAIERYFFIENKPIISLLLWGLYFRVSRKPELLRRLNVPVLNAIEIYANSPEEWAENQQGLNIATISMAVAMPEFDGVINPTVFSAEIRTPTILKAVPISERIKRIAEQVERWLKLRDKPNSEKKIAIVLHSSTIGNSEANIGTALGLDSFESVVEILRAMNERGYAVENIPSNGEELARLFVESKQIWQGNWSLNTSYAFLVEKKTYEQWFEELPEKVRISMLEEWGDYDDIPIPGLLFGNVFVTIQPHRTPVFEPEDCHKLIHNPTLPVPHYYYAFYRFINEFFDAVIHVGKHGSVEWLPGKSVGLSDACFPDVCLRSIPNAYIYIVNNPAEGTQAKRRGYATIIDHLPPPMQSSQRYVELETAVEEYLKARERGLEEQCKEAKRRIVELAARHNFNIAEENFDDEILQLHSKLAELNDSLYNYGLHTFGRLDGDIDDFIASIVRPERFILEKLGVDYSEATNNPSKLYNGYTLGELVRMSRSAFVAIAREDGVCRSSPDVPEFLLRAVLDARDVMKLWEDVRTRLESIQEIENLLECLEGKFIEPAASGDVTRGRIEAIPTGFNFYSVDPKAIPSKTAWEVGKKLADQLIQKFAEEGKMPESIAFVQWSSDPMNTDGEQIAEILYLLGVEPVWDGSRVSGLRVIPLEELKRPRIDVVVRISGLFRDVFMNLVELIDDAVMKVATLDEPLEMNYVRKHFLEGIKHRIFGDMPGAYGAGVNHAINTSYWEKEEELAEIFMNWGCYVYGKNSYGERNEEELKACLKTVEAVVRNHYTDEWDIFDDDCPYAFQGGMALAVKHVSGRDVKVLIGDTRKPEAAKVVDARDEIERVARKTLLNEKWLEGMKKHGYKGAGDIMKRVVNLFGWQATTKLVDDWIFDRIAEKYVLDDAVREWFMKVNPHAAEEIARRLLEAYRRNLWSASDKVIEELEEIYGEIEGHLEDIEV; translated from the coding sequence ATGCCAGCAATTCTGTTCATCGTCTGGAACTACCAGCACATTCACATGGCTGTGGAGGAGGTGAAGAAAGAGTGCAGGGAAGCGGGGAAGTTCAGAATAGATGTAATCGACGTTCAGACGCTCAACAGGACAAACGTACTGCCTGATGTAAGCGTATACGATGCGATTGTGGTCAACCAGATGGGAAAGGGTGACTGGGAGAATGAGCTTGTAAGTAAAGCCGGCGATAAGCTGATAGTAGCCTTCAAGTCGGGCATCGACAACTACTCGAACGTATCCCGAAAGGACTACGAAACTCTCGCAAGATACCTCGCATATGACGGGCTGGAAAATCTGAAGAACTTTGTGAAGTTCTGCATGAAGTACTTTGACAGGGGCATTAACACTGAAGAGCCAAAACCTATGCCCTGGAACGGGATATATCATCCAGAAGGTGGACTTTTTCAGAGTGTTGAGGATTATTTGGAGTGGTATCTGAATAAGTATCCCTTTCAGAAGCTTGTGGGTTTGCTTTTTTACAGAGCAAGGTATCTCTTCAGAAATACGGCCCATGTTGATAGCCTGATCAGGGAGCTCGAGAAGCATAACATCGGCGTTATTCCCGTCTTCTGCCTGACTTTCCCTGATCCGAGCGTTGGGATGCCTGGAGTTGAAGATGCGATAGAGAGGTACTTCTTCATCGAAAATAAACCCATTATTTCCCTTCTCCTGTGGGGGCTGTACTTCAGGGTGAGCAGAAAGCCGGAGCTGCTGAGGAGACTGAACGTGCCGGTTCTGAATGCAATAGAAATCTACGCAAACAGCCCCGAAGAGTGGGCCGAAAACCAGCAGGGGCTTAACATCGCAACTATCTCGATGGCGGTAGCGATGCCGGAGTTCGATGGTGTAATCAATCCGACGGTCTTCTCGGCCGAAATTAGAACGCCAACGATTCTGAAGGCCGTGCCCATAAGCGAGAGAATAAAGAGGATTGCGGAGCAGGTAGAGAGATGGCTCAAGCTTAGAGATAAGCCAAATTCGGAGAAGAAGATTGCGATAGTCCTTCACTCCTCGACGATAGGTAACAGCGAGGCAAATATAGGAACTGCTCTTGGCCTTGACTCTTTTGAAAGCGTCGTCGAGATTCTGAGGGCTATGAATGAGAGAGGATACGCAGTCGAGAATATCCCGTCAAACGGTGAAGAACTTGCAAGGCTATTTGTGGAGAGTAAGCAAATCTGGCAGGGAAACTGGAGTTTAAACACCAGCTACGCGTTTCTTGTAGAAAAAAAGACGTACGAACAGTGGTTTGAAGAATTGCCTGAGAAAGTCAGGATTTCGATGCTCGAAGAGTGGGGCGATTACGACGATATACCAATCCCAGGACTGCTCTTTGGAAACGTCTTTGTTACGATACAACCTCATCGCACTCCTGTTTTTGAGCCTGAGGACTGCCATAAGCTGATACACAATCCAACACTGCCAGTACCGCACTACTACTATGCGTTCTACCGCTTCATCAACGAGTTCTTCGATGCGGTAATTCACGTGGGTAAGCATGGAAGTGTTGAGTGGTTACCCGGCAAGTCTGTCGGGTTATCGGATGCTTGTTTTCCTGACGTCTGCCTTCGGAGCATACCCAACGCGTACATCTACATAGTCAACAACCCTGCGGAAGGCACGCAGGCAAAGCGAAGGGGATACGCGACGATCATCGATCACCTGCCACCACCCATGCAATCCTCTCAAAGGTATGTGGAGCTTGAAACGGCGGTTGAGGAATACTTAAAAGCAAGGGAAAGAGGGCTGGAGGAGCAGTGTAAGGAAGCGAAGCGCAGAATCGTTGAACTCGCAGCAAGGCACAACTTCAACATAGCTGAGGAAAACTTCGACGATGAAATACTACAGCTTCACTCTAAACTCGCGGAATTAAACGACTCTCTGTACAACTATGGCTTACATACCTTTGGCAGGCTTGATGGAGATATCGACGACTTCATCGCATCTATCGTGAGGCCCGAGAGATTCATACTCGAAAAGCTCGGCGTAGATTACAGCGAAGCAACAAACAACCCGTCTAAACTCTATAATGGCTACACTCTTGGAGAGCTCGTCAGAATGAGTAGAAGTGCATTCGTGGCTATTGCCAGAGAGGATGGAGTGTGCAGGAGCTCTCCGGACGTGCCAGAATTTCTGCTAAGGGCCGTGCTCGATGCCAGAGATGTAATGAAGCTGTGGGAGGACGTCCGCACGAGACTCGAGAGCATACAGGAAATTGAAAACCTGCTTGAATGTCTTGAGGGCAAATTCATTGAACCCGCCGCATCGGGTGATGTAACGAGGGGGAGAATAGAGGCAATACCGACTGGTTTCAACTTCTATTCTGTCGATCCCAAGGCAATCCCATCGAAAACTGCGTGGGAAGTTGGAAAGAAGCTTGCAGACCAGTTGATTCAAAAGTTTGCCGAAGAGGGTAAAATGCCGGAAAGCATTGCGTTCGTGCAGTGGAGCAGCGACCCGATGAACACCGACGGCGAACAGATTGCGGAAATACTGTACCTGCTCGGAGTCGAACCGGTATGGGATGGCAGTAGAGTTTCCGGTCTGAGGGTAATCCCACTCGAAGAGCTGAAAAGGCCCCGCATAGACGTTGTTGTGAGAATAAGCGGACTCTTCAGGGACGTCTTCATGAACCTCGTGGAGCTGATTGATGATGCGGTCATGAAAGTTGCAACCCTCGACGAGCCCTTGGAAATGAACTACGTCAGGAAGCACTTCCTTGAAGGCATAAAACACAGAATTTTCGGCGACATGCCTGGAGCGTACGGAGCTGGCGTTAACCACGCGATAAACACGTCTTACTGGGAGAAAGAGGAGGAACTTGCGGAGATTTTTATGAACTGGGGCTGTTACGTCTACGGAAAGAACTCCTACGGAGAGAGGAACGAAGAAGAGCTGAAAGCATGTCTAAAAACGGTCGAAGCAGTAGTCAGAAATCACTACACCGATGAGTGGGACATATTCGACGATGACTGTCCCTACGCGTTTCAGGGTGGCATGGCTCTTGCTGTGAAGCACGTTTCGGGCAGAGACGTTAAGGTTCTGATTGGGGATACAAGGAAGCCGGAAGCTGCGAAGGTAGTTGATGCTCGAGATGAAATAGAGAGAGTTGCAAGAAAGACTCTCCTGAACGAAAAATGGCTCGAAGGAATGAAAAAGCACGGCTACAAGGGTGCGGGAGACATCATGAAGAGGGTCGTCAACCTGTTTGGCTGGCAGGCAACGACGAAGCTCGTGGACGACTGGATTTTCGACAGGATTGCAGAGAAGTATGTGCTCGACGACGCAGTGCGGGAGTGGTTCATGAAAGTAAACCCCCACGCCGCCGAGGAGATAGCGAGGAGGCTGCTCGAAGCGTACAGGAGGAACCTGTGGAGCGCAAGCGACAAGGTGATTGAAGAACTCGAAGAGATTTACGGAGAAATCGAGGGACACCTTGAAGACATTGAAGTTTGA
- a CDS encoding carbon-nitrogen hydrolase family protein codes for MRICIYQMKDRGSVEGNIRAACKTIPKVRADFLCLPEFFALPADYIKMPVERVYEKSKHTLDEIVRASREFSGYIIAGTVIERDDAFYNTCYVLRKGEIIAKYRKINITEEERLIGISPGEETVVFDTEFCRIGLLICADCLSSKVVKSVANRSDVVFLPISLTSPSHPKVEGHPVSERIAREYGVTVVKISRIGLFNGVKFGVKSAAIAPDGVVVEAGGAEEEIIYVDL; via the coding sequence ATGAGGATTTGCATTTACCAGATGAAGGACAGGGGGAGTGTCGAAGGTAATATCAGGGCGGCATGCAAAACCATACCAAAGGTGAGAGCAGATTTTCTTTGCCTACCAGAGTTCTTTGCTCTTCCCGCAGACTACATAAAAATGCCCGTCGAAAGAGTTTACGAGAAAAGCAAGCATACACTGGACGAAATTGTCAGAGCGAGTAGAGAATTCAGTGGATACATTATAGCAGGAACCGTCATCGAGAGAGACGATGCGTTTTACAATACGTGCTACGTGCTCAGGAAAGGAGAAATCATCGCAAAGTACCGGAAAATCAATATCACTGAAGAAGAAAGGCTGATAGGTATTTCTCCAGGCGAAGAAACTGTTGTATTCGATACGGAATTCTGCAGAATCGGCCTGCTTATCTGTGCAGACTGTCTCAGTAGTAAAGTTGTGAAAAGCGTTGCAAACCGAAGCGATGTCGTCTTTCTTCCGATCTCGCTCACTTCGCCATCTCATCCAAAGGTTGAGGGACATCCCGTATCGGAGCGTATAGCAAGAGAGTACGGAGTAACAGTTGTAAAGATTTCCAGAATCGGTCTTTTCAACGGCGTGAAGTTTGGCGTTAAAAGTGCTGCAATTGCGCCGGATGGAGTTGTTGTAGAGGCAGGCGGTGCAGAGGAGGAAATAATCTACGTTGACCTTTAG
- a CDS encoding ABC transporter ATP-binding protein — translation MKIERVKTARGSVGNVCSTNNSSMNAAGLSVGYTNEILKNVSFEVRAGEILGILGPNGSGKSTLLKTLAAGLKPLGGAVYVDGREVHGIKPGELAKLISITLTERVDAGFLTGFEVVSLGRYPYVDAIGRLNDADVEAVMGSLRLVNAENLANKLFSEMSDGERQKIMIARALAQQPRIMLLDEPTSFLDAKHKVEIMLLLRRIANEKGIAIVLTTHDIELALRICDRVVMVRDGRIAVEGLPEEVITGEVVGDIYDVGSARFDPSIGSFELTCKNGSTKTRVHVVCGGGSGANIMRLLAKKGIPFTAGVVHEGDVDCCVAKLTALNTVCERPYTEIGDKAFEKALKLAESCDLVIDTGFVIGSINRRNLELLNSASNVLSLRSKDELGELGIDAKPVGSITQLLKELGL, via the coding sequence ATGAAGATTGAACGCGTAAAGACTGCAAGGGGTAGTGTGGGGAATGTGTGCAGCACGAATAACAGCAGCATGAACGCTGCCGGCCTCTCCGTTGGTTACACAAACGAAATTCTGAAGAATGTTTCTTTCGAGGTCAGAGCTGGAGAAATTCTCGGCATTCTCGGCCCAAACGGTAGCGGAAAGTCCACTCTGCTCAAGACCCTTGCAGCAGGTCTGAAACCTCTGGGAGGGGCTGTTTACGTTGATGGCCGGGAAGTTCATGGGATAAAACCGGGAGAACTTGCAAAGCTCATTTCCATAACACTTACGGAAAGAGTCGATGCTGGCTTCCTTACAGGATTTGAAGTAGTAAGTCTGGGCAGGTATCCATATGTCGATGCCATTGGGAGACTCAACGATGCAGACGTGGAGGCGGTAATGGGGTCTCTGAGACTCGTGAATGCCGAAAACCTCGCAAATAAACTATTTTCTGAGATGAGCGATGGAGAGAGACAGAAAATTATGATAGCAAGAGCCTTAGCCCAACAGCCTCGCATCATGCTCCTTGACGAGCCAACGAGCTTTCTCGACGCAAAACACAAGGTCGAGATAATGCTATTGCTCCGCAGAATAGCAAACGAGAAGGGCATAGCGATAGTGCTAACGACGCACGATATTGAGCTTGCTTTGAGGATATGCGATAGAGTCGTTATGGTCAGAGATGGAAGGATCGCCGTGGAGGGCCTTCCGGAAGAGGTAATAACTGGAGAGGTTGTGGGAGATATATACGACGTGGGCAGCGCAAGGTTTGATCCATCCATTGGCTCTTTTGAGCTAACTTGTAAAAATGGCAGTACAAAAACAAGAGTTCATGTGGTTTGCGGAGGGGGGAGTGGAGCCAACATCATGCGATTGCTGGCGAAGAAGGGTATACCCTTCACTGCTGGAGTCGTTCACGAAGGTGACGTTGACTGCTGCGTTGCAAAGCTCACAGCTCTCAACACAGTATGCGAGAGACCTTACACGGAGATAGGCGATAAGGCATTCGAGAAAGCCCTGAAGCTTGCTGAAAGTTGCGATCTGGTTATTGATACAGGCTTTGTCATTGGCAGCATAAACAGAAGAAATCTGGAACTGCTAAATTCAGCCAGCAACGTGCTCAGTTTGAGGAGTAAGGACGAACTCGGAGAATTGGGAATCGATGCAAAGCCGGTAGGCAGTATCACCCAGCTTTTAAAGGAGCTTGGGCTATGA
- a CDS encoding FecCD family ABC transporter permease yields the protein MRAIVFTLLSFIAVLSLISGILVGSVDAGLGDLMDTLHGKENMKGYIILNVRMPRTLGAFFGGAALAVSGLLLQTYFRNPLAGPYVLGISSAAAFGVALYILAGIGAGYGIVGAAFAGSAIATVLILYIAARVRSAVTLLIAGLMLGYVFSAFERILITLAESEKVHEFVLWTFGSFSGITWDDLRVLFTLSIPVFVLTFLLSKPLNAMLLGEDYARSMGVDVRLLRIAVVATSSFLASLVTAFSGVVAFIGLATPHIARLLFRTSDHRILTPATILLGASIAVLCDVVARALLSPIELPVSVITSIFGAPIVIFLVMRRKRV from the coding sequence ATGAGGGCCATTGTTTTCACTCTATTGTCTTTTATTGCCGTTCTTTCCTTAATTTCAGGCATATTGGTCGGTTCGGTAGATGCTGGTCTTGGAGACCTGATGGACACTCTGCATGGAAAGGAGAATATGAAGGGCTATATCATCCTAAATGTTCGCATGCCCCGAACACTCGGAGCGTTTTTTGGAGGCGCTGCATTAGCCGTCAGCGGTTTGCTTTTGCAGACGTACTTCCGCAACCCCCTCGCAGGTCCATATGTTCTTGGCATATCCTCCGCGGCAGCTTTTGGTGTAGCACTCTACATACTCGCGGGCATTGGAGCGGGTTACGGAATTGTGGGTGCGGCCTTTGCAGGTTCAGCGATTGCAACTGTCCTTATCCTCTACATCGCCGCGAGGGTGAGAAGTGCCGTAACCCTGCTCATTGCGGGTCTCATGCTCGGCTATGTATTTTCAGCCTTCGAGAGGATTTTAATAACTCTCGCTGAGAGCGAGAAGGTTCATGAGTTTGTTCTATGGACATTCGGGAGCTTTTCTGGAATAACGTGGGACGATTTGCGAGTTCTTTTCACACTCTCAATTCCAGTTTTTGTGCTTACGTTCCTGCTATCAAAACCCCTCAATGCGATGCTGCTCGGGGAGGACTACGCCAGAAGCATGGGCGTTGATGTTAGACTCCTCAGGATCGCTGTAGTTGCGACTTCGAGCTTTCTCGCATCTCTTGTAACGGCTTTTTCCGGCGTTGTTGCTTTCATAGGGCTTGCAACGCCACACATCGCAAGGCTGCTGTTCAGGACTTCAGATCACAGGATTTTAACTCCTGCGACAATTCTACTCGGGGCATCGATTGCGGTGTTATGTGATGTGGTTGCGAGAGCACTTCTCTCTCCAATCGAGCTGCCTGTGAGTGTGATAACGTCGATATTCGGCGCTCCAATTGTCATATTCCTTGTCATGAGGAGGAAGAGAGTGTGA
- a CDS encoding ABC transporter substrate-binding protein — protein MISNKTLKVFIEILVLAVVAAGCAEKQQVAGNSELVKYAENFAIEYHGDYKVLKVKDGNIWKMYILYHDKRPDLEGIAIKVPVKRLVVMSSTHLALLEAINATDCVVGYTYGGKYKVYFSDVAKKLKSGEIIDLGSSKAPDYEKLIELHPDLVVCVSGYNEEVKNKLEELGIPYIANSEWLEKDPLARAEWVKFFAALLDKEDEAEKYFSRIEENVKAIRNTVNSTEKVNLLWATIYRGKVYVPRGDSYVAKMAEYAGCNYLFNMPGTGSEVISLEDLLVRGEKADVMVYSSYRVKSLKDIEDIDSRLADLKVFREGRIYNITPDYWQLGLLHTDVVIKDLAAIAHPDLFKGYTPRFFVRLS, from the coding sequence ATGATATCGAACAAGACGTTAAAGGTTTTCATTGAGATACTGGTACTTGCTGTAGTTGCAGCAGGATGCGCTGAAAAGCAGCAGGTTGCAGGCAACTCAGAACTCGTGAAGTATGCGGAAAACTTTGCCATAGAGTACCATGGGGATTACAAGGTTCTGAAGGTAAAGGATGGCAATATCTGGAAAATGTACATTCTCTACCACGACAAAAGGCCGGATTTAGAAGGTATAGCGATAAAAGTCCCGGTGAAAAGGCTTGTTGTAATGTCTTCGACTCATCTCGCTTTGCTTGAGGCAATAAATGCAACAGATTGTGTCGTGGGCTACACGTACGGCGGAAAGTACAAAGTTTACTTCTCTGACGTCGCAAAGAAACTCAAATCGGGAGAAATCATCGACCTTGGTTCTTCGAAGGCTCCGGACTACGAGAAGCTCATAGAGCTGCATCCTGACCTCGTGGTCTGCGTTTCCGGTTACAACGAGGAGGTTAAGAACAAGCTTGAAGAACTGGGAATTCCGTATATTGCTAACAGCGAGTGGCTCGAAAAAGACCCTCTCGCGAGGGCTGAGTGGGTCAAGTTCTTTGCAGCCTTGCTTGATAAAGAAGATGAAGCAGAGAAGTACTTCAGCAGGATTGAGGAGAACGTTAAAGCGATAAGGAATACTGTGAATTCGACAGAGAAGGTGAATCTCCTGTGGGCAACAATATACCGGGGCAAGGTGTACGTTCCGAGGGGTGACAGCTACGTGGCGAAGATGGCTGAATACGCGGGCTGCAACTACCTCTTCAACATGCCGGGTACAGGCAGCGAAGTCATAAGTCTCGAAGACCTGCTTGTGAGGGGTGAGAAGGCTGATGTAATGGTCTATTCGTCTTACAGGGTCAAAAGTTTGAAGGACATCGAGGACATAGACAGCAGGCTTGCAGACCTTAAAGTATTCAGGGAAGGAAGAATTTACAATATAACGCCAGACTACTGGCAGCTTGGATTACTGCATACGGATGTAGTAATCAAAGACCTTGCCGCCATAGCACACCCTGACCTCTTCAAGGGCTACACTCCAAGGTTCTTTGTAAGGCTGTCGTAG
- a CDS encoding HDIG domain-containing metalloprotein: MQRDEALSILKKYVKDEKLVKHCIATAAIMREVAEELGENADKWELIGILHDIDYEVVEGDMQKHGPTGYEILKEHGVDEEIAEVVKRHNHTLFGDYEKPVEIALQAADSVSGLIIACALVKGGKITDVTPKTVKKKFKEKSFAAGCDRDRIRQAERLGFELPKFYEIAIRGLVKVKDELGLH; encoded by the coding sequence ATGCAGAGAGACGAAGCTCTTTCCATTCTCAAAAAGTACGTGAAAGACGAGAAGCTCGTCAAACACTGCATCGCTACTGCTGCAATAATGCGAGAAGTTGCTGAGGAGCTTGGAGAAAACGCGGACAAGTGGGAGCTCATTGGAATTCTGCACGACATAGACTACGAAGTTGTGGAAGGGGACATGCAGAAGCACGGCCCGACAGGTTACGAGATTCTCAAGGAGCATGGAGTCGATGAGGAGATAGCAGAGGTCGTGAAGAGACACAATCACACCCTGTTCGGCGACTACGAAAAGCCGGTCGAAATTGCTTTACAGGCAGCAGACAGCGTCTCCGGGCTCATTATAGCGTGTGCACTTGTGAAGGGTGGCAAGATTACGGATGTGACTCCGAAGACCGTAAAGAAGAAGTTTAAAGAGAAGAGCTTTGCCGCTGGCTGTGACAGAGATAGGATCAGGCAGGCTGAAAGGCTCGGCTTTGAACTGCCGAAGTTCTACGAGATCGCCATAAGGGGGCTTGTCAAGGTTAAGGATGAGCTTGGTTTGCATTAG
- a CDS encoding dihydropteroate synthase-like protein: protein MRILAVTGRLAEKDVRRAVKGYDCDVYVTNVDVAAFITPSHLKDIDLNGYDLVLVPGLARGDWEKLERERGVKIRLGPIHAADLAMVLRNIDRIELSHETPACRLLNAVMAEENISAVDGIEDYAFEIGSIKVGRNSRMKVVAEIVDAPVLSRDELIQRIEYYLESGADIVDIGIPLECDVDSAVKSVKVALDYCNAVSVDTFSEKIIEACVKAGVHMVMSVGGENIRALEKIGNAAVVVVERDVGKLVKLVEFAKKHTEKVIADCILDAPLKTAESIMRYIHFRQLDAETPLLFGVGNVTELSDADSIGMNALLAFMAEEIGVDLLFTTEASPKTRGCIRELRVASYMAKAAKLRRTPPKDLGFNLLALKEKVIYETCKPENAVEAKPGRFERDPMGDFRIWIYNGKVVCSHEKLTVVGDAKSIADTVIAKGLVSRLDHAAYLGRELKKAEIAAMLGKNYVQDAELNFGIYTNANQAHP from the coding sequence ATGCGGATTCTCGCAGTTACCGGCAGACTTGCAGAAAAGGATGTGAGAAGGGCGGTTAAAGGCTATGATTGTGATGTCTACGTTACAAACGTTGATGTCGCTGCGTTCATCACGCCATCTCACCTCAAAGATATTGACTTAAATGGTTACGACCTCGTTCTCGTTCCCGGCCTTGCCAGGGGAGATTGGGAGAAGCTGGAGAGGGAGAGAGGAGTAAAGATAAGGCTTGGCCCGATACACGCAGCCGATCTTGCAATGGTTTTGAGGAACATCGACCGCATCGAACTGTCCCACGAAACTCCGGCGTGCAGGCTATTGAATGCTGTTATGGCGGAGGAGAACATCTCGGCAGTTGACGGAATTGAAGATTATGCGTTTGAAATCGGCAGTATTAAGGTTGGTCGCAACTCGAGAATGAAAGTAGTTGCAGAGATAGTTGACGCGCCAGTACTTTCGAGGGACGAGCTCATTCAGCGGATTGAATACTATTTAGAGAGCGGGGCTGATATAGTGGATATAGGCATTCCTCTCGAATGCGATGTTGACAGCGCTGTCAAGTCGGTAAAGGTTGCTCTTGATTACTGTAATGCCGTGAGTGTTGATACCTTCAGCGAGAAGATAATCGAAGCCTGTGTTAAAGCGGGAGTGCACATGGTTATGAGTGTTGGAGGGGAGAATATCAGAGCCCTCGAGAAGATCGGTAACGCGGCGGTTGTAGTGGTTGAGAGAGATGTTGGAAAACTCGTGAAGCTTGTAGAGTTTGCAAAAAAGCATACGGAGAAGGTGATAGCAGACTGTATCCTTGATGCTCCCCTCAAGACAGCAGAATCTATTATGAGGTATATTCATTTCAGACAGCTTGATGCTGAAACTCCCCTCCTGTTTGGTGTGGGGAACGTAACGGAGTTGAGCGATGCAGATTCGATTGGGATGAACGCTTTGCTTGCCTTTATGGCCGAGGAGATTGGAGTAGATCTGCTGTTTACTACGGAAGCGAGCCCGAAAACGAGAGGCTGCATTAGGGAGCTGAGAGTCGCGAGCTACATGGCTAAGGCTGCCAAACTTCGCAGGACTCCTCCAAAAGATCTGGGCTTCAACCTCCTTGCTTTGAAGGAGAAAGTAATCTACGAAACGTGCAAACCTGAGAATGCAGTCGAGGCAAAGCCCGGGAGGTTCGAAAGAGATCCGATGGGTGACTTCAGAATATGGATTTACAACGGCAAAGTTGTCTGCAGTCACGAAAAGCTGACGGTTGTGGGGGATGCGAAGAGTATTGCCGATACGGTAATCGCAAAAGGCCTCGTTTCACGCCTTGATCACGCAGCGTATTTAGGAAGGGAGCTAAAAAAAGCGGAGATCGCAGCAATGCTCGGTAAGAACTATGTACAGGATGCTGAGTTGAATTTTGGGATTTACACTAATGCAAACCAAGCTCATCCTTAA
- a CDS encoding CehA/McbA family metallohydrolase: protein MLIADLHVHSDHSNDGLDSIKALIAAALEKGLNCISITDHNTVNGSLEAIEYVEEEGLPILIIPGVEISTSDGHLLAYGITEDVDPGMSMKETAIAVKKLGGVTAMAHPFQFYRHGIVRFWKAIDVVDAVEIFNAKFYIGLCNVMSGIIAEKYHKPGIAGSDAHSRSAVGYGITVIDAFDVSSALHSIKKGKTCVKGRRIPISLQIRTTLEKLKRG from the coding sequence ATGCTCATAGCAGACCTTCATGTTCATTCCGACCACAGCAATGATGGGCTGGATAGTATCAAAGCTCTCATAGCTGCTGCTCTCGAAAAAGGGCTCAACTGCATATCAATTACTGATCACAATACCGTAAACGGTTCTCTCGAAGCGATTGAGTACGTTGAAGAAGAAGGGCTTCCAATTCTCATAATTCCAGGAGTGGAAATATCAACAAGCGATGGTCACCTGCTCGCTTACGGTATAACTGAGGACGTGGATCCAGGCATGAGCATGAAAGAAACGGCAATTGCAGTAAAAAAGCTTGGGGGTGTCACGGCAATGGCCCACCCATTCCAGTTTTACAGGCACGGAATTGTCAGGTTCTGGAAAGCGATAGACGTCGTTGATGCCGTTGAAATATTTAACGCAAAGTTTTATATAGGGTTATGCAACGTTATGTCAGGTATTATCGCGGAGAAGTACCACAAGCCAGGCATCGCGGGAAGCGATGCCCATAGCAGAAGTGCGGTAGGGTATGGAATAACGGTAATTGACGCTTTCGACGTGTCTTCCGCGCTCCATAGTATAAAAAAAGGCAAAACTTGCGTGAAGGGCAGGCGAATTCCGATATCCCTCCAGATTCGCACAACCCTCGAGAAACTGAAGAGAGGTTAA
- a CDS encoding RAD55 family ATPase, whose protein sequence is MEIERVGTGVPGLDTFMGGGIPKGIDVVVHGDPGSGKTSFAIQFAKNGLENGESCIFVELDILPGELRKKMHMLGLDAEKYEEDGRLIIVDGVSGKRVGTCSRERYVIKDPRDLNSIAKTISDARQYLGEGGRIIIDSWASIALNFTSEYRGLIRFTEAFVVESRNSNYTTLLITDFSVEDRLMKILRHIASGYIEFLTRFEGNSKRRYILIHNLRFTSHVETPIPYTINSKGLRVIESRL, encoded by the coding sequence ATGGAGATAGAGCGAGTTGGGACTGGTGTTCCAGGGCTTGACACATTTATGGGGGGCGGGATACCAAAAGGTATCGATGTTGTGGTCCACGGTGATCCGGGGAGTGGAAAGACTTCCTTTGCAATTCAGTTTGCAAAAAATGGGCTGGAGAACGGTGAAAGTTGCATATTCGTCGAACTCGATATTCTACCGGGAGAACTCAGGAAAAAAATGCACATGTTAGGACTTGATGCAGAGAAGTACGAGGAAGACGGCAGACTAATCATTGTTGACGGTGTGAGCGGAAAAAGAGTCGGAACGTGTAGCAGAGAGAGATACGTTATAAAAGATCCGAGAGACCTCAACTCCATCGCAAAGACCATAAGCGATGCAAGACAGTATCTCGGAGAGGGTGGAAGAATAATAATTGATTCGTGGGCGTCCATAGCATTGAACTTTACAAGCGAGTATAGGGGGCTTATAAGGTTTACAGAGGCTTTTGTAGTGGAATCACGAAATTCAAACTACACCACCCTTCTCATAACGGATTTTTCGGTGGAAGACAGGTTGATGAAGATTCTGAGGCACATAGCCTCAGGCTATATAGAGTTCCTAACGAGGTTTGAAGGAAATTCAAAACGCAGATACATTCTGATACACAATCTCAGATTTACTTCCCACGTCGAGACACCGATTCCGTACACAATAAACAGCAAAGGACTAAGAGTTATTGAAAGTAGACTTTAG